One stretch of Amycolatopsis sp. 195334CR DNA includes these proteins:
- a CDS encoding transporter has product MERFLLTLLVAAFFALCVYGMWLGWRRKARSQSARIAPFPEVPVEPGEPLLTADGLYVSTTIAGRWQERVVTRGAGLRGYATLRLYDTGVEVDRGRAPGFWIPRDSITGIRTDKGMAGKVMGTDSLLVLTWRPGSDSEELDTGFRGDDLEVYPRWLEELGKNGTEIKGSAQS; this is encoded by the coding sequence ATGGAGCGTTTTCTGCTGACCCTGCTGGTCGCGGCTTTCTTCGCGCTGTGCGTCTACGGCATGTGGCTGGGCTGGCGCCGCAAGGCGCGGTCCCAGAGCGCCCGGATCGCGCCGTTCCCGGAGGTGCCGGTCGAACCAGGTGAACCACTGCTGACCGCCGACGGGTTGTACGTGAGCACCACGATCGCCGGCCGGTGGCAGGAGCGCGTCGTCACCCGCGGCGCCGGGCTGCGCGGGTACGCGACGTTGCGCCTGTACGACACGGGCGTCGAAGTCGACCGCGGCCGCGCGCCCGGATTCTGGATCCCGCGCGATTCGATCACCGGGATCCGCACGGACAAGGGCATGGCCGGGAAGGTGATGGGCACCGACAGCCTGCTGGTGCTCACCTGGCGCCCCGGCAGCGACAGCGAGGAACTGGACACCGGGTTCCGCGGGGACGACCTCGAGGTCTACCCCCGCTGGCTCGAAGAACTTGGCAAGAACGGTACGGAGATCAAGGGAAGTGCCCAATCATGA